Genomic window (bacterium BMS3Abin02):
AGAGGCGCTCGAACGGATGGCTGCGCTCGGTGTCGGTCGGATCCCCGTTGTCGACAACGAGGACCCACGACACCTCCTTGGGATGTTCCGAAGAGAGGATGCGGTCAACGCCTACCACCGGGCGAGGGGGGCCGCCGCACGACAGGCTGCCGAACTCGAACACCTCCGGTTGCGGACCAGGATCGGGGCGCACTTCTTCGACTTCGTCGTCCCTGCCGGATCGATGGCGGTCGGACGCCAGGTCAAGGAGATCCCATGGCCCGAGGGGTGCCTCGCCGTGTCGGTCGTTCGGGAAGGAGAGGTGCTCGTCGCCCAGGGTGCAACGGTCCTCAAGGCGGGAGATCGTGTGACCTGCTTCGGGGACGATCGAATGCGTGATCGGCTGCTGCAACGTCTGCGGCCGGAAGAGCAGGATGTCGAGCCTCCCGAGGGAGGCCCGACATCCGAATCCGAGTGAGGGTGCTCTCTCGTCGGGCGTGGTTCAGCTTCCGGTGGGCCGCTCGCCGATCGTCACCGTGACGGTGCCGCGTTCACTTCCACGGACGTACTCGACGGAGACCTTCTCTCCCGGGTCCGTCTGATCGATCGCAGCGATGAGATCCTGAGCGTTGGTGATCTGTGTGTCTCCAATCTTGACGATCACGTCGTACTTGAGGAGCCCTGCGTCGTCCGCCGGGCTGCCCGCGACGACCTTGCCGATCAGTGCACCGTCTTGCACCGAGATGTGCAGTTCTTTGGCTGCCGCGGGCGTGTTGTCGGTGATGGCGACGCCGAGGAATGGCTCTCCGACCCCGCGTCGGAAGCGATCCAGCGCCTGTTTGGCGCTGTTGATGGGGATTGCGAAGCCGACGTTCTGTGCGTTGCCCGCAATGGCCGTGTTGATGCCGATGACCTCACCCGCTGCGTTCAATAGTGGCCCTCCGGAGTTCCCGGGGTTGATGGCGGCGTCGGTCTGAATGGCGTCTTCGACAACGCCTTGCGCCGTCTTGATCTGACGATGTAGCGCGGAGATGATGCCGAGGGACACGGTCGGTTCGGAAGCGTTGAGCGCCAGGGCATTGCCGATCGCAATTGCCGGATCGCCGACCTCGATGGTGTCGGAGTCGCCCAGCGGCAGTGGAGTCAACCCCGTGGTGTCTTCGACTTTTAGAAGGGCGAGATCACGATGCGGCGCCTCTGAGACGACCGTCGCGGGGCGAGCTTTCCCGTCCCTGGATGTCACCGTGATCTTCGAAGCCCCTTTGACGACATGGAAGTTCGTCAGAATGTGGCCTTGGTCATCGATGACCACTCCGGTACCTGCTCCCACAGGCACCTCCTGGGGGTTGCCGTAGAAGTCGGTCAGGACCTGATCTTGCGTTACGGCGACGACTCCTCCCTCGACCTTCTTGACGAGTGGGGAGATGTCGAAGAGCCCGTACTGGCCGACGGTCGGAGCGGCCGTCGTCGTGACTTGCGCCGTCGTGGAAGTTGTCGATGTTGCGGATTCCGGAACAGCGCATGAGCTCGCGGCGACCAGCAGAAGCACCACGGCGATGATCGAGATGAGACGTTTCATGATCGACTCCCCTATTTCGTCCAGAGGGGCAAAGGCTACGAACGTGCGAGCGCTTCGAGTCCCGAATGGCCCGATTCTCAGCAGGTTCTACTGAGATTCTTAGCATGTCTTCACATTGGCGGCTCGCTTCGCTCGCCGTACCGGGTATCTCACACGGCGACGACGTATCGATGCAAGACCGCGGGGCGGGCGTGACGGGTCAGGCGCAGGCCTTCCGTCACTACCCGGTGCGCCGAGGCGGAGAGTCCCACGAATGGCGACATGCGGTCGTCGAGTAGCGTGCCAGGTGGTGCCCGGCGGGGTCGGAGTCCGGAGTAGCATCCCGTCGGTGTCCGTGCCAACCATCCTGCTGCTGCTCGCCACCGGACTGGTTGCCGGCTTCATCAATACGGTCGCCGGAGGCGGGTCGGTCGTCTCCCTGCCGGTGCTCGTCGAGGTCGTTGGGGCGAGCGTGGCCAACGGAACGAACCGTGTTGCCATCTTGATGCAGAACATCGTCGGTGCGGCATCGTTTCACCGGGGCGGCAAAGTGCCATGGAGGTTCGTCGGCGCGCTCCTCGCACCGATCATCACGGGGGCGGCCGCCGGGGCGTGGGTGGCGACGTTGGTTCCCGCCGAGGTCATGAAGCGGATCTTCGGCCTGGTGATCATCCTGGTGGCACTGTCGGTACTCGTCCGACCGTCACGCTGGATGCGCGAAGGCGAGCCAAAGCTGAGAGAGCCATGGCGAAGCCTTGCTTTCTTCGGGATCGGTCTCTATGGGGGATTTGTCCAGGCCGGTGTCGGTTTCCTGCTGCTCGCCGCCCTCGTTCTCGGCGGCGGGCTGGGTCTGGTACGCGGGAACGCGGCAAAAGTGGTGACGGTTCTCGTCTACACCCCTGTCACGCTGTTCCTGTTCGCAAGAGCCTCACAGGTCGATCTCGGGGTGGGCCTGATCCTCGGTGTCGGCAACATGGGCGGGGCGCTCGTCGCTTCGCGTTTGGCGATCAAGAAAGGGGCCGGCTGGATCCGATGGGTGCTTGTGGTCGCTGCCGTCGCGGCAGCGACCAGGATGTTGTTCTGAACGATCCGGACACCGATACGGACCAGATTGTGGCTCTCGCCACACGGACAACGGCGGGAATGGATGGCAGGTCTACTTGCGGATTCTCGACGCACGTCGCGCACGGATCTTGGGCGTTGTGACGTCTTCGATAGTGACGAACGCGTGTGGGTTGATCGTGCGGACGATCGAGAGAACATCCGCAGCCCGCCTGCGGGGGATGACGGTGAACGCAAGACGGACATCGCCCTTGCTGCCTTCCGCGTTCACCACCGTCACCGCGAATCCGGCGTCTCTGAGGGCAGGGGCAACCTCCGGGGTCTCGAACGGTGTGATGACGCGCATGACACTCTTGCCCAGGGCGATCTTGCGCTCGAAGGTGGAACCAAGGACGGTTCCTGCTCCAAAACCTGCCGCGAACGCCACCAACCGTACCGGTGAGTCGAGATTGGAGAAGACGAGTCCTGCGGCAATCGCCCACGTCAGCGATTCGAAGAATCCCAAGAAGCCGGCGATCCATCGCTCACCTCGCACCACCATGACGATACGCACGGCCCCGATGGAAACATCGATCAAGCGCAGTCCGAAGATCAGAAGGGCGCCAAGAAACAGGGGCATGAGAGGGAGTCTATCGCTTGGGCGATTCCGACCCTGTCTGCAATCATGGCGGTCTCATGAGATACAGATCCGTGCTCTTCGTGGTCGTCTTCGCCATGTTTGCATCCGCGTGCTCGAGCGGATCGGTGGAGACCACGATCGCGACGTTCCCTCCGCCGACACGAGTGGCAGGCTGTGGCGATGTCTCCTTCATCATCCCGTCCTCGTCGGACGCGACCGTCATGATGGGAAGGGTGTACACGTTTCTGAAGAAGGAGAAGCCTGAGATCGTGGGCACGCAGTTCGACGCGACGCTGCTGCAGATCACGAGAAAGCGCGGCTTCGATCTGATCACCGTGCAGTTCAGTGGGGACTTGGGACTGATCCTGTTCGTTCAGGAGCCCGTAGCCGTGTTACACATCGGCTGGGAGGGACCCGCCACGAGTCAGGACGAGATCCGTGCGCATTTGGCCGAGACGTACCCGGATCTTCCCGCCGACATGATTCAGTGCCATGATCTGAGCTACTTCACCGCCGGGTAGCAGCGGGCCGGTGTTTCGTGTTTCGCACTTCGTAGCGCGACACAGCAGTGATTCAGGATCGCAGGGCGGCTCAGGCACAGACCTTCCCACGTGAACGGTCGTCGCGCCGCGTGGCATGGAGTGCTCGGCGGGTTCCTGATCCATCGACCACCTCCACATCGGCCTTCCTGATAGGGTGCCCATCGAAGGAGGGAGCGGACATGGCGATCCCCAGGCCGAGTTTCACCGTCGGGATCGAAGAAGAGTACATGCTCGTCGATCTCGAGAGCCGGGATCTTGTGAAGGATCCACCGCCGTCGATGATGGCAGAGTGCAAGGAGCTTCTACAGGGGCAGGTCTCTCCCGAGTTCCTGCGGGGCCAGATCGAAGTGGGCACCCAAGTCAGTCGTACGGTCGGGGAGGCGCGCAGGGACCTCGCCCGACTTCGCAGAGTGGTGTCCGACGTCGCTCTTCGCCACGGCATGGCGCCGATCGCCGCGTCGACGCATCCGTTCGCGAGATGGGGCGAGCTGTTGGTCACCGACAAGACACGCTATCGACTCCTCCTACGGGAACTGGAGACCGTCGTCCGGCGGCTCGTGATCTCCGGCATGCATGTTCACATCGGAATCGACGACAACGACCTACGAATCGACCTCATGAATCAGTTCTCATACTTCCTGCCGCATCTGTTGGCTCTGAGCACGTCGTCGCCGTTCTGGCATGGGGGCGACACCGGCCTCAAGAGCTATCGATCATCGGTGTTCAAGTCGCTGCCGCGGACCGGGATCCCCGTCAACTTCACGAGCTGGGGTGAGTATCAACGGCACGTCGATGTGCTCGTCGATGCGGGCCTCATCGAGGACGCCACGAAGCTGTGGTGGGATATTCGCCCGAGTGCCCGGTATCCGACGCTCGAGATGCGAGCCACCGACATCTGCACCCGTCTGGACGACGGCGTGGCGCTCGCAGCTCTGACGGTGTCGCTCATGCACATGCTCTACCGGCTCCGCAGTGAGAACAAGCGGTGGCGCATCTATGCGCGCATGCTGCTCGAAGAGAACATGTGGCGAGCACAGCGTTACGGGATCCACGCACCCCTGATGGACTTCGGTCAAGGCGCACTCGTCCCGATCCCCGATCTCGTCGACGAAGTGATCGAGATGGTCCAGGAGGACGCACAATCGCTCGGATGCTGGGATGAGGTGCTCGGCCTGAGAGAGATCCTCGTGCGTGGGACGAGTGCCGACCGCCAGGTCGCCACGTATGAGGCGGCCCTCGCGCAGGGTGCGGAAGAGTCGGAGGCCCTCCAGGCGGTCGTCGATTTCCTCATCAGAGAGACGGTGACGAGCCTGTAGTGTCTTCGGTGACGTTCGGGGTGTCGATACCCTTCTTGCGTGAGAGCCCCGCGCCATGGGCAGGGGGGGAAAGGGGCTGCTCGGCGTTCCTGGCCGGCAGAACGCCGCAAAGATTGCCGGTCGAGGCACCAGGTTCGCCGCAGCCGGCCATCGGTATTCGACCGTCGGGGTTGCGGCCGCGCCCCCACCGAAAACGCGGCGCCTTGCGTAACGGCCCTGGCCTACTTCTCCTTGCTCTGGGCGTCCAATACGGCGATCGCCGTGAGGTTCACGATGTCGCCGACCTCTGCGTCACGTTGCAGCACGTGCACCGACTTGGAGAAACCGGTGAGGATCGGTCCGATCACTTGGGCCTCACCCAGTGTCGAGAGCAGCTGGTAGGCGGCGTTTCCCGCCGCCAGGTTCGGGAACACCAACACGTTTGCTCTTTCACCGAGACGGTTGAACGTGTGCTGGCGGGCCAGCAACGCCGCATCCACGGCAGTGCGCGCATGCATCTCCCCGTCGACCGGCAGCCCGGGCCGGCGGTCCCAGCAGATCTGGACTGCTTCACGAACCCTGTCCGGTTCCTCTCCCGAAGCAGAGCCGAAGTTGCTGTACGAGAGCAGAGCGACCCGAGGATCGGTGTCGAACGTCTCACTGACGAAATCGGCGGTGGAGAGAGCGATCTCCGCCAGCTGCTCTGCAGTCGGCAGGATGTTCACCGCGCAGTCGGCGAGGAAGTACGGTTGGCCCTTGACGAGTACCGCGTAGATGGCCGAGACGATCGACCGTCCCTCCTGGAGCGGCAGCACCTGTAGGGCCGGGCGAACGGTCGTCGGGTAGTACGTTGTGAGGCCACCCAGTTCGGCGTCGGCATCCCCCTGTTGCAGCATCATGGCGGCATACATGTTGGGATCGAGGATTGCCCTTTGGGCATCCGCCGGAGCCATCCCCTTGCGGCCGCGTAGCCGGTACAGCTCCTCTGCATAGCGGGCGCACGTTTCCGGCTCGTCATGCGGATCGAAGATCTGGATTCCGTCCAGTGATATGTCCTTGTCGGCGGCGACCGACCTGATCCTGTCGAGGTTTCCGAGGAGCACAGGGGTGGCGATCTCCTCGTCGTGGACGCGTCTCGCGGCCCTGATGATCCGGATGTCGGCACCGAGGGGGTAGACGACTCGTTTCGGATGGGCCTGCGCCTTTGTCGTGACCGTGTGTGTCAACCCGTACGATGCCTGGAACCGGGACCGCAGCTGCTCCCGGTATTCGTCGATGTCCGTGTACGGTTTGCGGGCCAGGCCTTCCTCGATCGCTGCCTGGGCGACGGCAGGCGCGACATGCCACAGCACCCTGGGATCGAACGGCTTCGGGATGATGTAATCCTCTCCGAAGGCCAGGTGGTCGATGTTGTAGGCCTTGAGCACCGATTCGGCGACCGGCTCCCTGGCCAGGTCGGCGAGCGCATGAGAGGCGGCGACTTTCATCTTCTCGCTGATTCCGGTTGCCCTCACGTCGAGAGCTCCGCGGAAGATGAACGGGAAGCCGAGAACGTTGTTCACCTGGTTGGGGTAGTCGCTCCGGCCTGTGGCGACGATCGCGTCGGGTCTGGCTTCGCGCGCGTCCTCGTAACGGATCTCCGGGTCCGGATTGGCGAGAGCGAAGATGATCGGCCGGTCTGCCATCCTCGTTACCATTTCTTTGCTGACCACGTCTGCAACCGAGACTCCGATGAAGCAGTCGGCGCCGATGAGTGCATCCGCAAGCGTTCGTTTGTCGGTCGGACGGGCGAACTCGGCCTTGTGGCCTGTCATGCCTTCGGTGCGTCCCTCGTAGATGACACCCCGGGAGTCGCACATGAGGATGTTCTCTGGTCGAACACCGAGACGTTCGAAGAATCTCGCGACGGCGATACCGGCGGCTCCCGCGCCGTTGAACACGACCCTCGTTTCCTCGATCCTGCGCCCGGTGAGGTCCAGGGCGTTGAGGAACCCTGCCCCGGCGATGATCGCCGTGC
Coding sequences:
- the hhoA gene encoding putative serine protease HhoA precursor, which produces MKRLISIIAVVLLLVAASSCAVPESATSTTSTTAQVTTTAAPTVGQYGLFDISPLVKKVEGGVVAVTQDQVLTDFYGNPQEVPVGAGTGVVIDDQGHILTNFHVVKGASKITVTSRDGKARPATVVSEAPHRDLALLKVEDTTGLTPLPLGDSDTIEVGDPAIAIGNALALNASEPTVSLGIISALHRQIKTAQGVVEDAIQTDAAINPGNSGGPLLNAAGEVIGINTAIAGNAQNVGFAIPINSAKQALDRFRRGVGEPFLGVAITDNTPAAAKELHISVQDGALIGKVVAGSPADDAGLLKYDVIVKIGDTQITNAQDLIAAIDQTDPGEKVSVEYVRGSERGTVTVTIGERPTGS
- the ybdK gene encoding carboxylate-amine ligase YbdK, which translates into the protein MAIPRPSFTVGIEEEYMLVDLESRDLVKDPPPSMMAECKELLQGQVSPEFLRGQIEVGTQVSRTVGEARRDLARLRRVVSDVALRHGMAPIAASTHPFARWGELLVTDKTRYRLLLRELETVVRRLVISGMHVHIGIDDNDLRIDLMNQFSYFLPHLLALSTSSPFWHGGDTGLKSYRSSVFKSLPRTGIPVNFTSWGEYQRHVDVLVDAGLIEDATKLWWDIRPSARYPTLEMRATDICTRLDDGVALAALTVSLMHMLYRLRSENKRWRIYARMLLEENMWRAQRYGIHAPLMDFGQGALVPIPDLVDEVIEMVQEDAQSLGCWDEVLGLREILVRGTSADRQVATYEAALAQGAEESEALQAVVDFLIRETVTSL
- the maeB gene encoding NADP-dependent malic enzyme, coding for MPEGKHFSEALEYHSKGRPGKIEVRPTKPTATQSDLGLAYTPGVAEPCLEIAKKPEDVFNYTNKGNLVAVVSNGTAVLGLGNIGPLAGKPVMEGKAVLFKRFADIDVFDLEVNSLDPQDIIRFCELLEPTVGGINLEDIKAPECFLIEDTLKERLDVPVFHDDQHGTAIIAGAGFLNALDLTGRRIEETRVVFNGAGAAGIAVARFFERLGVRPENILMCDSRGVIYEGRTEGMTGHKAEFARPTDKRTLADALIGADCFIGVSVADVVSKEMVTRMADRPIIFALANPDPEIRYEDAREARPDAIVATGRSDYPNQVNNVLGFPFIFRGALDVRATGISEKMKVAASHALADLAREPVAESVLKAYNIDHLAFGEDYIIPKPFDPRVLWHVAPAVAQAAIEEGLARKPYTDIDEYREQLRSRFQASYGLTHTVTTKAQAHPKRVVYPLGADIRIIRAARRVHDEEIATPVLLGNLDRIRSVAADKDISLDGIQIFDPHDEPETCARYAEELYRLRGRKGMAPADAQRAILDPNMYAAMMLQQGDADAELGGLTTYYPTTVRPALQVLPLQEGRSIVSAIYAVLVKGQPYFLADCAVNILPTAEQLAEIALSTADFVSETFDTDPRVALLSYSNFGSASGEEPDRVREAVQICWDRRPGLPVDGEMHARTAVDAALLARQHTFNRLGERANVLVFPNLAAGNAAYQLLSTLGEAQVIGPILTGFSKSVHVLQRDAEVGDIVNLTAIAVLDAQSKEK